A genomic window from Parasteatoda tepidariorum isolate YZ-2023 chromosome 10, CAS_Ptep_4.0, whole genome shotgun sequence includes:
- the LOC107450505 gene encoding probable glutamate receptor, which yields MKAYFPSKLRISVLPIVEVLEIKRINNTTIISGFESELINLLSHKLNFQYEIFVPSDLSYGFKDTYGNWTGMVGMLARNEADIAFSLMGITEERSTVLDFSIPYLTLEKTFLMRHASFLPKTSAFTYPFSRLVWFLFFIVLLLVTVLFRTLISPKESMCSVFLNLWGSAFGQGIKYNPRSMLRRMPLGIWLLYSYVLILCYSSVLLSVLTSPIKMKQIKDFKDLYTAVKEGEMECRAALPTLEAKYLLKSDIPYLKGLGEYITKNKWYYTPSTNQSVPKHTAMLGSPYLFRLVFGSPQAYFYSKDAFGYFPFGVAVRKDFCCKERFNTILRRILNGGLYNKFMYDAFFKLDLKKKLKNDFYDNTSASALGLSDLNGVFIVLGAGWAAAVLVLILEITSSRWLCSAPP from the coding sequence atgaaGGCATATTTTCCCTCTAAACTCAGAATCTCAGTTTTACCAATCGTCgaagttttagaaattaaaagaatcaaCAATACTACCATTATCTCAGGTTTTGAATCAGAATTAATAAACCTATTGTCacacaaactaaattttcagtatGAGATTTTTGTTCCATCAGACTTATCGTACGGTTTCAAGGATACCTACGGAAACTGGACTGGAATGGTTGGAATGCTCGCAAGGAATGAAGCTGACATTGCATTCTCCTTAATGGGTATCACCGAAGAGAGGTCAACTGTACTGGACTTCAGCATACCTTACCTAACTCTCGAAAAAACGTTTTTGATGCGTCATGCTTCATTTTTGCCCAAAACTTCAGCATTCACGTATCCTTTCAGTAGGCTCGTAtggtttttattctttatcgTTCTGCTTTTAGTGACAGTTCTATTTCGAACCTTGATTTCACCAAAAGAATCTATGTGTTCCGTTTTCCTCAATTTGTGGGGATCTGCTTTCGGCCAAGGAATAAAATACAACCCTCGTTCAATGCTCAGACGGATGCCACTTGGAATTTGGCTCCTTTATTCATACGTGCTAATTTTATGTTACAGTTCAGTCCTGTTATCAGTTTTGACATCTCCcatcaaaatgaaacaaataaaagatttcaagGATCTCTACACCGCAGTCAAAGAGGGGGAAATGGAGTGTCGAGCAGCGTTACCCACTCTGgaagcaaaatatttgttgaaaagtgATATACCCTATCTTAAAGGATTAGGGGAATATATTACAAAGAATAAATGGTACTACACACCTAGTACCAACCAAAGTGTTCCAAAACACACAGCAATGCTTGGGTCACCTTATCTGTTCCGATTAGTTTTTGGATCCCCTCAAGCCTACTTTTATTCCAAGGACGCTTTTGGGTATTTTCCGTTCGGAGTTGCAGTCAGGAAAGATTTTTGTTGCAAAGAGCGCTTCAACACAATTCTACGCCGAATTTTAAATGGTGGTTTATATAACAAATTCATGTACGATGCATTCTTTAAAttggatttaaagaaaaaattgaagaatgatttttatgatAACACATCAGCATCAGCTTTAGGATTATCAGATTTAAATGGAGTGTTTATTGTTCTTGGTGCTGGCTGGGCAGCAGCTGTTTTAGTTTTGATACTAGAAATCACCTCCAGTCGATGGCTGTGCTCAGCACCTCCTTAG